Part of the Oreochromis aureus strain Israel breed Guangdong linkage group 20, ZZ_aureus, whole genome shotgun sequence genome, ATCCTTAAACAAATTGAGTCGTATATTAAATTGCCACGATTCTACTATTTTAAGGTGGAATGGGAGTTTTACTttacttgtgtttttttaaagtttgtttataGGCAAAACCTTTTTCCTCGCTTTATATGCTTACATGTTCCTTTAGAATAAAAAGTGATCATAATGTTGAGAATAAACAAAATAACTATCTATAGTCGCAGCAGTTAACCTCACTCAtggctgagtgtgtgtgtgtgtgtgtgtgtgtgtgtgtgtgtgtgtgtgtgtgtgtgtgtgtgttgggacgATGACAAAAACTCTGTGGATATCCATGACAACCCCCCAGCTCCTGACAATGTAGTGAGGGAGGACGGAGACACTGTGAGTGACAGCACCATGTCAACCCCCCGCCATTAGCAGTGCCATTCTTGGGCTGTTTAAAATAGCCACCAACTGGGACAGGGTTGCAGTGCAGCATCAGCTGGAAACAATATGAGCTTAAGTGTCCCTGTCTTATACAACCTTATGGAAAAAATGAGCACTGCTGGCTGATCTGGATTAGTCATCGAAATGTTATTCACTAGGTCCTGAAAAGCTAAATGTAAGACAGAGATCAGGTACCAGCTGATAAACAAACAAGGCAAGACACTAATGTAATACTTCATAATACTGTGTGACATTGACACTGGCAGCTCAgtatgtttaacatttaaaaactttaataacAACTTATATAACAACTCTATCACATGTTTgttgttgggggtttttgtCTGAGATATGTCCCTTGGGTCTGCAGGTCTATTTCATATATGAGGAGgaagtggaggtggaggagaaggAACCAGAACCTCCTTCAGAGTCTGTCGTCCGGGTCAATGACAAACCCCACAAATTCAAGGACCACTACTGCAAGAAGCCCAAGTTTTGTGACGTCTGCGCTCGCATGATAGTCTGTAAGTGCTGTTTTTTATATTAATGTTATAAATAATCAATCATCATATAATCCCATAGGTATTTGTTCTAAAGATTGAGACTGTTAATTTTGGTTCCTCATCTTTCAGTGAACAACAAATTTTGCCTGAGATGCAAAAACTGTAAGACCAACATCCACCACTCATGTCAGTCGTATGTCGAGTTTCAGAGGTGTTTTGGCAAAATTGTGAGTTTGCTGGTGTGCACTGGATATGAAACTATATCTGCAGTTTCCTTTTACTGCCCttgagagtgagagagatatattttttaaaacttttttaaaaaactttttttcttctttcctgtaGCCACCTGGATTCAGAAGGGCCTACAGCTCCCCCCTGTACAGCAGTGACCAACCAGACCCAAGTGAGTCCACTGAATCTGGCATGGCAATATATCTCTTGTGTATCTAAATTTCTTAACCTTAAATTCAAGGCTGCTACCGCAAAGGAAACTAAGCACGGTGTCTGTATTTCCTCTTTAGCAACACTTACGATTATTATATTTGACAAGgtgcatttaaatatttttaaacttaaacaTGCTTGAAATGATtaatttaatgacatttttaaaggaCAGTGTAAAGCAGACGCTCAAGCAACATTCTGACCTTTGTGTTGGGAAATAATATTTCTTAGGAAAACAGCAGAATGTGTCAATGTCACTATAACACTGATCCTTTTATCCCAGTGCTTCATACATTTAGTTAACACTAAAATAAGAAACCAAGTAAAGTGAAACAGcaaactctttttttgtttattttccctCCGTAATTCACATTCACTTACCTTCACTTTGTTATTTCCCCTGGTCCTCCGTGCAGCAACTGCAGTGGCTCCAACTGCTAAATATTAgtgatttaataataataagaatttATCACAAAGGTCATGGTAATTTTAGCATTTTAATTCTTTGATTTGTTCTTGTTCCAGGGGgaaatgattgtacagcatacaccctTAGTGacttgaaaaaaacaataattgggtgcacaagtttATAATCTATAATCTATACAGGGGTCAAAAGTATACATGTGGTCTCAAATATTTACATACAACCCCACTAAAAATTGGTTCAGTGTCTCTCAGCAAGTTGCACCGCAACCAGACAAATTTGGTAGCCATCAACGAGCTTCTGACCATTCATCTTGGCAGAATTAGCAGAATTAGTATAAATTTGTTGGCTTCCTGCTATCCAACCAGCATAGTCCACAAATTTTTAGGGTTGAAGTTAAAGACCATTGCAGAAACTTAATGTTAGCCAGCTTTATCCATTCCAAAACCAGCTTTGATgcatgtttgggatcattgttctGTTGGAATACACAGCTGTGCCCAGGTTTCAACCATCTAGCTGTTAATTTGAGGTGAATTTGAAGAATTTGTAGGTAGTCCTCCTTGTTCATTATTCCATCCGCTTTGTGCAATATAACAGTACCGCTGGCAGCAaaactcctccccacccccaacaacagcatccaatacacactcatcACAAGGCTcgagcctgtctctctcaaccacccaggttaggagggaactgaggaggattaatggcaagaaggcagcggacccagatggcatcagctcaagggtcgtcaggtcctgcgcggatcgagcacctcttcaacctgagcctgaggctgggaagagtcccacagctctggaaaacctcctgtgttgttccagtgccaaagacttcacgccccaaggacctcaagaGCTagaggccggtggctctgacatcccacctgatgaagaccctggagcggctggtcctggctcagcttcggcgcctggtgagctcatcactggacccacttcagtttgcctaccaacctggcattggagcggatgatgccgtcattcacctcctacatcgttccctcgcacacctggagaccgctgggagcactgtgagaatcatgttctttgatttctccagtgccttcaacactattcttccctcggttctgaaggacaagctggagaactctggagtggaccatcacctcactatctggattttggactacctcaccgaccgaccacagtatgtgaggactcagggctgtgtgttggacagggtcgtctgcagtacgggggccccacagggaacggttctggcttcgttcctcttcaccatctacactgcagacttctcccacaactccacccagtgcttcctgcagaagttctctgatgactctgcaatagtcggcctcatcactgatggggacgacaaggaatacagaggactgactcaagactttgtggactggtgccagctgaactacctccagatcaatgccagtaaaaccaaggagctggtggtagacttctgcaggcacaagcatcctccactgcaaccactgaacatccaaggtatggacattgaggctgtggacagctacaggtaccttggtgttcatctgaacagcaaactagactggactcataactcagacgccctctacaggaaagggcagagcaggctgtacctgctgcggagactcaggtcgtttggagtggagggcccactcctgaagaccttctatgactctgtggtggcctcagccatcttctatggtgtggtctgctggggcagcagtatctctgctggggacaggaagagactgaacaggctgatccgaagggccagctctgttctgggatgccctctgaacccagtggaggtggtgagtgacaggagaatggcggctaagctgtcatccctgttggacaacatcccccaccccatgcatgagactgtgacagcactgagcagctccttcagtgggagactgcggcacccacggtgtgggacggagagatttcacaggtctttcctccccactgctgtcagactccacaataaagacttttgcagctgatcaaacacacacatccacacatgtgcaataagactgctatatgtgcaattcttcttctgacgaagttgtatttttgtattttcctactcagttgtatatagtatttatatttccattttattctattgtatatattattctattctattttattctattgtatatggtattttattttattgtattttattgctttccagtgttttctaatttctgctacacaACTTTGCACTTTgttgtaacaaaacaaatttcccacctgtgggactaataaaggtcatcttatcttatcttaaaaacagccccaaagcatGATGCTACTACCACCGTGCTTAACAGTTGGTACAGTGTTCTTAGGTCTGAAAGCTTCACCTTTACTACTCCAAAAAATAGTTACACAAATAGTTACATCTTTGTCTTGTCTGATCATAACATTTTTCTCCAGAAGGCATTTGACTTGTCCATGTCCATGTCCATTTTGACCATGCTTGAAGGTGCTGTTTTTGGAGCAGAGGTTTCTTTCTTGGTCAACACCCTCTCAGTCCGGAGTGATATAAAAGTTAGTACACTGTGGACAGTGACACTGGTTTTTAACAGTTTCAAGTTCATGGCAGGCTTGAATCTTAGTGGTTCCTGGGTTCCTTCACTCTTCCGCAGGTGACATTTGAGTCTTCTTCCAGATCTTGGCAATCTGGTGAAACATTTGAATAACTTATGTACAAttgtttgaactgatgatctTGGAATCTGCAGATGTTTAGAAATATCTGAATGAGTAAAtgtagttttcctttttagattAACTCTTCGGGATCTTGAGAACGTAGACTAGTCAATCTAGTGTAGTATAGTGTAGCAATTCTTATGCTGCATGTTGATTTTGTGTTTATCTCTGTCCTTAACCAGACAACCCAAACCGGAACGACCCAGTTTTTGACACCCTGCGGGTTGGCGTCATCATGGCAAATAAGGAGCGTAAGAAGAATgaaaatgataagaaaaatgtaGGCATTTATAATAATCTTAATCAAAACATAAAATCTATGAATCTCAACAGTTTTTAGAGATTGACTcactgcaaataaaataaatacaatttatgTAATCAAGAAAATGCAGTGTTTGAAATCATTTTAAGAACAGATTTCATGTTTGATATATAAAACATGAGATCAGTGCTGTTTTAACACTGCTGTGTCCtctagatgatgatgatgatggaagaggaggaagaggagaaccaGCAGCCCAAAGAGAATGAGGAGGGAGGAGAAGGTAGAGTTAAAGCAAGAGCTTATGTCTGTGGTGTAAAATATGCAAGTTAGTCATAAAAGATATGATTGTGTGATGTCTGATACTCAAACAGGGAAGCCTGAtgataaaaaagagaaaggaggaGACAAAGCAGATGACAAGGTAAGCAGTCGATTATTGCATACAAGTAACGCTTTGTTGCTAAGTAGCACCATacgtgcatgttttttttttttatttaaacttaaTAACATTTGTCATATAAACTAGCATCCATGCTTTTTTTGTCCCCAGACTAAAGGCACTTTCTCCCAGTCCCACTATTACCTGGCTCTCTACCGCTTCAAGGCCATTGAGAAAGATGACCTTGACTTTCAGTAAGAAAATCACAATCAAATATGAACACTAATTCATAATGAATAATTCTTTCTATTTTGCTAAATTTAATCAACTTTCAATTTTAATTATGGAAATTTTAACATAAAGGCAGTGACAAAAGCACTTACCGAGAATGTGTTTACTAGCCCTGGTGATCGGATCACAGTGTTGGATGACTCCAATGAAGAGTGGTGGAGGGTGAGTTAAAGTTCTTAGAGGTTTACAAATGCTGTTTCAGTTTGTGCTATTGATGATGAGTACACAaattctgctctgtgttgtcaGGGAAAGATGGGAGAGAAGTCCGGCTACTTCCCCGCCAACTACCTCATAAAAGTCCGAGCATCAGAAAGAGTTTACAAGGTGACCCGCTCCTTTGTGGGGAACAGAGAGATGGGACAAATTACACTGAAGAAAGACCAGGTaacttcagtgtgtgtgtgtgtgtgtgtgtgtgtgtgtggtttaaggagattggaaagaaaagcatctggacttctttaagtttccttgaagatgtttcacctctcatctgagaagcttcttcagttctaagagcaattggtaTAGAGTCGTAGATTTTAGGATCAACAGGGGGTCTgtgaccctcttggggacacttccatagggcttaaaatctggtacgcttttctttccaagctccttagactacgatgacctggatgactgagaaccttcacagacaagtgtgtgtgcgcgcgcgcgcacatAAGATGTGTAAAAAATGTGTATAACCACTTGAATTAAAGTCAAAAGTCTGCACTTGAATACATCTTTATTGTTTGATTTGAAatcctctgtgtttttgtgtgtcttttataAATTATGACCCAAATTGTAAATCAAAGTTCTTTGTCTTTATAATAGTAAGGTTGCTTAATCTGTTGCTACCCTGTATTTCAGATTGTGGTGAAGAAAGGAGATGAGAAAGGCGGCTACTTGAAGGTCAGCACTGGACGCAAGCTGGGCTACTTCCCTGCTGATCTGCTGCAGGAGATCACTGTGACTTAATCAACCTGATATGCAATGGAAAATCCATTGCATAATAACGAAAAGTATTAGCGAGAACTGGAGGTCCTGATTTTCTACATTTGCTACTAATAGAAAAGCTAAATATAGCTGTGCCTTTGACATAATGGTTTGAAAGTCATGTTCACTAATGCCTGCATTGAAGAGACATTTAGCTGATTTATTGGCTTTGCTGTGAACGGTATAGTTATGCAAGTGTTCGATTTAatttaaagtttgatttaaagtTTGAAAAGAGCAAAATTTGCTTTGATTGGATTtgtaaataatttcacatgtatggctctgaaaacagaaaaaatctgTGTAAGAAAACATCAGTGCTATACATTAAATTGTTTAGTGTGTTTGCACCATTTAATACAATTAAGTGGGTGTAATGCTTGTAGTGCCTAAAGAATTAAACCGAAAATGCTCTTAAAAACGGTCTGTGATGCTTTCTTtaaaatgtagaaaataaaACCTCATCTGAGAATAAATGGTCACCAGCAATTACTCTTCCCTGAAGTCATGTGCcattataaatcaatcaaacttTTTTATAAGCAGTTTCATAAAGAAACTTTTTTCCCAAatgaaaatagtatttttgtatttatatttattgcaTCATATAATTTAATCACATTTACTAAAAGGAAGCTTTTTGGTGGCACATAACTTAAAGAGAGTGTTACACCTCAAGATAGAAAGCCTAActtttacatataaaaataaatatttttacagaTAAAGACTTTTACGGGATTACCAAATCCAGATAAAGAAGTGCTCTTAATATGACCTAAGATTACAGTTTAATATATATGAAGAAGCGGTTGGGTATGAAGCAGGTATATTAACTTCTAAGTCTCCTACAGACCTCTCACACCCTTGTTTACTGTAAGTTTAGTCAGAGCAGCGCTGAGGGCCTGGGTGCACATAATCACAGAGGAAATAGATGGGTCATCTTGGCATCCTGAATGTGTTACTTCCTCAGTTGGCTCCAGGATTTCGACTATAGCCTCTGTTAAATCCACTGATGCTAAGACATGCCCACAAAGATCCATCTGCGCACACTCTGCTCCTGTATCTCTTAGTTTAGCTTGTCAGTTTGTCAGTATTGGTAATTTGCCTCGCAGCACTGTCTACGCTAACCACAACATGACACCCTTCAGTAGCAGCTGTCACtactctgatgcatccattatTAGGGACAAAGAGCTCAACAGTAAATCTGCGTGGAGCCATACTCTGCCACTATTCAACAAATGTTGCAGCTGTTGCAAGACTTCTATAGGAGTGTGAACTCTTTGAGGAACCTTCATACTGAGCAATGCACTGATATGCTTGTGTATACCATATCCACCCTCTGACAGTCCAAGACAGGTAGGAGTCAGCTGAGAACTTTCTCTTCCAATTATTAGTGTGCAACTCACAAAACTGCCTTCAGTGCTCCCAGGGTCCGCTTTCCTTTTTGTTTACACTCTGGTCCAGTTCTCTTGAGAGAGTTTGCATAATTATTTGTTCTCCACAAATAGGTATGGAAAAGGTCCATGCAAAGCATCATCAGAGATCCTGATATACTGTAGTGCCAAAAGTGATTTCTGTATTTGGCAAAAATTGACTGAACATATGTCAAACATATGGCTCATGAATTATATCACGTGATATATTTTGTGACGCAAACAACACTATTGTCACAAGGTAGAAACTGCAATCAGTTTGTG contains:
- the stac3 gene encoding SH3 and cysteine-rich domain-containing protein 3 → MDPDDDKNSVDIHDNPPAPDNVVREDGDTVYFIYEEEVEVEEKEPEPPSESVVRVNDKPHKFKDHYCKKPKFCDVCARMIVLNNKFCLRCKNCKTNIHHSCQSYVEFQRCFGKIPPGFRRAYSSPLYSSDQPDPNNPNRNDPVFDTLRVGVIMANKERKKNENDKKNMMMMMEEEEEENQQPKENEEGGEGKPDDKKEKGGDKADDKTKGTFSQSHYYLALYRFKAIEKDDLDFHPGDRITVLDDSNEEWWRGKMGEKSGYFPANYLIKVRASERVYKVTRSFVGNREMGQITLKKDQIVVKKGDEKGGYLKVSTGRKLGYFPADLLQEITVT